The window GTTCCAGGTCTATAATGTCAGTGGGCAGCCCTTTAAACATATCCATTACCGAAGTACCCAAAGCAAGAGTGGAAAGTTGCTTGGTGCCAATTACTGCTACTGCTCGAGAAATAGTATCTATCTGTGAGGGGAAACTGTAGAAGGCGCTATTTACCATACGCAACAAAAAAGCAGAAAGAGCTGTATCCTGTGAGATTACTCTTGCAACATCTGAGGCTGAGCTTGAAGGGTCATTAATAACCTCTCGCATTTCAATAAAAACCTGAGGCAGAGATGGGAGTTTCACCTCCGAGCGTAAAAGTGAAACAGGATCAATATTATCAAACTGATTCTTAGGCATGGGAAGCTTGGCAAGAGGTTTATATAGCTCCGGATGTTCTATAAGGTCTTTTGCGACATGGGTAACTCCAAGCTCGAATAGAGTTTTTAACACTGGCTTCTTGAGGTCTGCATGGGTAAAGCGCTCCTTCATGAGAGTTGTTGCATCATGAAGGATTTCTTTGGTGATAGTAATTTTCTCTGTCATATTGCAGCCTTGCTTAAGTGATTCAATTCAACTTTACATTACATAAAAAGATCATTGTGGCAAAGCTACGAATATAAATAATAAAAAAGCCCCTTTGCAGGGGCTTTTAAACTTCAAGGAAGTGGTTGTTATTTCAGCCAGGAGTCAACCTGAGCTTTATTTTCCTTAATGAAACGTTTTGCATTTTCATAAGGATCGGCACCTTTTTCCTGATTCCAGGCCATAACCTGCTGAAGCTGTGCAGCGTCTTTCCATGCGAATTTATCAAGGAATGCATATACTTCAGGTTTGTCTTTTTTGAGTCCTTTGCGAACAATTGTATTAATTGTTTCTTCTTCGCCAAGAATACCTTTGGGATCTTTGAGGTATTTCAGGTCCCAGCGGCCGAACATCCAGTGAGGAGACCATGCTGTAACTACGACCCATTTTTTATTTTTTATTGCATCACTCAGAGCGGCTGTCATGGTCGCCCCTGAACCTTCCATAAGCTCAAACTTATCAAGATTGTAGCCTTTTATGGCATCTTCAGACAGTTTCATAAGTCCAGCACCGGGGTCGATGCCGATTATTCTGTCATTGAACTTATCTGCATATTTATTGAGATCAGCAATAGAGTCTACTGTCACGTATGCCGGGACAGCCCATCCCAGTTTTGCTCCGGAAACAATTGGACCGAGATTTACAACGTCTTTCTGTACCCTTTTAAGGTAGTCTGCGTGTGTAACAGGGAGCCATGCTGTAGCCATACCGTCTACATCACCAGTCCCTACAGCCTGCCACATTGCTGCAGCTGCAACCGGAATAATCTCACATTCATATCCCATACGCTCTTCAAGAACAGCTTTAATTACGTTGGTTGTAGCAGTAGCGCAGTCCCACTCAACATAAGCAAGTTTAACTTTTTTTTCATTTCCGGCAAAAGCTGGTAATGAAAGAGCCACTACAAACAGAGCTGCTACAGTTAGCACTAATAACTTCTTCATTTTTATCTCCTGAAAAGTTGTGGTCAGGCTATTTTTTGCCTGAACCTATTTTTTGAAGCACACGATCCATGATCATGGCTACAATTACGATACCTATTCCTGCTTCAAAGCCATTGCCCATCTGGAGGCGTTGAATAGCTTTCCAGACTTCTCCTCCAAGGCCCTTA of the Maridesulfovibrio zosterae DSM 11974 genome contains:
- a CDS encoding glycine betaine ABC transporter substrate-binding protein; amino-acid sequence: MKKLLVLTVAALFVVALSLPAFAGNEKKVKLAYVEWDCATATTNVIKAVLEERMGYECEIIPVAAAAMWQAVGTGDVDGMATAWLPVTHADYLKRVQKDVVNLGPIVSGAKLGWAVPAYVTVDSIADLNKYADKFNDRIIGIDPGAGLMKLSEDAIKGYNLDKFELMEGSGATMTAALSDAIKNKKWVVVTAWSPHWMFGRWDLKYLKDPKGILGEEETINTIVRKGLKKDKPEVYAFLDKFAWKDAAQLQQVMAWNQEKGADPYENAKRFIKENKAQVDSWLK